One stretch of Candidatus Nitrosotenuis cloacae DNA includes these proteins:
- a CDS encoding stage II sporulation protein M: protein MKKRIILFFVFLGVFSAAFSLGAEMQVPEEEAKIFLEEFNKLLESLKGENFGFEIFLHNTEIALAMFIPGFGIGWGIFSAVSTGFAFAALATTTPLLGNIPPLALIFATPFGLMELAAYSLAMSRSFILIMALFKKSPLKEQWKPLVIEIGIVIGLLLLGGIIEAYMIENFEGEDLIPKIEDLKN from the coding sequence TTCGTTAGGAGCGGAGATGCAAGTACCGGAGGAAGAAGCAAAAATCTTCTTGGAGGAATTCAACAAGCTGCTTGAATCACTAAAGGGTGAGAACTTTGGATTTGAGATATTCCTGCATAATACGGAGATCGCACTTGCAATGTTCATTCCTGGGTTTGGAATTGGCTGGGGTATATTTTCTGCAGTCTCTACTGGATTTGCGTTTGCAGCACTTGCTACCACAACACCATTGCTTGGAAACATTCCACCACTGGCGCTGATCTTTGCCACGCCGTTTGGTCTGATGGAGCTTGCGGCATATTCACTTGCAATGTCTAGAAGCTTTATTCTGATAATGGCATTATTCAAAAAATCTCCACTAAAGGAGCAATGGAAGCCGCTAGTAATAGAAATTGGAATTGTGATTGGCTTGTTGCTTTTGGGTGGAATCATTGAGGCCTACATGATAGAGAACTTTGAGGGCGAAGATCTAATACCAAAAATCGAAGATCTCAAGAATTGA
- a CDS encoding cupredoxin domain-containing protein, whose amino-acid sequence MKYLAFLAVLLGVVFALTIHDAEAQIAGNKAFTFSGSGFAVSGKSISDSVTEITFSVTQTKTKSEFTLQGGVITVDQKDWTLSDFSGSMLQNGKLFRFNAKATDPQGKEATVSGIAKLVDKTTTESIYTFSGTITDATKQKTKLVYTSKVSEFLVKPVDKTTKSDVTIKILEGAANPDAVTYKTQISGFRSNFLSEDRITIAPGGTITFVNEDNAAHSLQSGILDNQSKQITKSSFIPDNKISSGIIAPGKSWSVTFDETGFFRLYDEKYQKINITIFVFDESKIVKFGQNKPRN is encoded by the coding sequence GTGAAGTATCTAGCATTTTTAGCCGTACTCTTGGGCGTGGTTTTTGCACTAACCATTCATGATGCCGAGGCACAAATTGCCGGAAACAAGGCGTTTACGTTTTCTGGAAGCGGCTTTGCTGTATCTGGCAAGTCAATTTCTGACTCTGTTACAGAAATCACATTTTCCGTAACTCAGACAAAAACAAAATCTGAATTTACTTTACAGGGTGGTGTAATCACAGTTGACCAAAAAGATTGGACCCTGTCTGATTTTTCTGGCTCTATGCTACAAAATGGCAAGCTTTTCAGATTTAATGCCAAGGCAACTGATCCGCAAGGAAAAGAGGCAACAGTATCCGGAATCGCAAAACTAGTAGACAAGACAACAACCGAATCAATCTATACTTTTAGTGGAACTATAACCGATGCAACAAAACAGAAAACAAAACTAGTCTACACCAGCAAGGTCTCTGAATTTTTAGTAAAGCCGGTAGACAAGACAACAAAATCTGATGTCACCATTAAAATCCTAGAAGGAGCAGCAAATCCAGACGCCGTAACATACAAGACACAAATCTCAGGCTTTAGATCAAATTTCCTATCTGAGGATCGAATCACAATTGCACCTGGTGGCACTATAACGTTTGTAAATGAAGATAATGCAGCACACTCCCTTCAAAGCGGAATTCTTGATAATCAAAGCAAACAAATTACAAAAAGCTCGTTTATACCAGATAACAAAATTTCAAGTGGAATCATTGCTCCCGGCAAATCTTGGAGTGTAACATTTGATGAGACAGGCTTTTTCAGATTGTATGATGAAAAATATCAAAAAATCAACATCACAATATTTGTCTTTGATGAGTCAAAAATAGTAAAATTTGGCCAGAATAAACCACGAAACTAG